In the Fusarium oxysporum f. sp. lycopersici 4287 chromosome 9, whole genome shotgun sequence genome, one interval contains:
- a CDS encoding hypothetical protein (At least one base has a quality score < 10) — protein MMPLLHPIALLEPIAKNSTRANIKHNARLLLLSVTVALSFYPFLSRCIHAFDISPIGEGKGSEASPTDWSVVEDMCFPAEYRDIGRSTTFKSLNGLELTVSLITYIFTFWLLAGLPGTCYDHDEKAKDAKEAEDKTSWRERVNKWFGDRPLVAILPLLVLVGWTIPLLWVIFTLRNFQEQMSENMVEEYGGNYCGFGQIVSIILFIPVGVELTYRSRFSSVHAYKLDG, from the coding sequence ATGATGCCGCTTCTGCACCCCATTGCTCTGTTGGAGCCAATAGCGAAAAACAGCACGAGAGCCAATATCAAACACAACGCTAGATTACTGCTCCTCAGTGTAACTGTTGCACTGTCATTCTATCCCTTCTTATCGAGGTGCATTCATGCGTTTGACATAAGCCCCATTGGCGAGGGTAAGGGCTCAGAGGCATCGCCGACAGACTGGAGTGTCGTGGAAGATATGTGCTTTCCCGCGGAGTACAGAGATATTGGAAGATCGACGACTTTCAAATCTTTAAATGGCTTGGAGTTGACTGTATCCCTGATTACATACATATTCACATTCTGGCTCCTTGCTGGCCTGCCTGGCACATGTTACGACCATGACGAGAAGGCAAAGGATGCTAAGGAAGCAGAAGACAAGACCTCTTGGCGCGAGCGAGTCAATAAGTGGTTCGGTGACAGGCCGCTTGTTGctattcttcctcttcttgtgcttgttggGTGGACTATACCACTACTGTGGGTGATCTTCACCCTCAGAAACTTCCAGGAGCAAATGTCGGAGAACATGGTAGAAGAATACGGTGGGAATTACTGTGGATTTGGGCAGATCGTGTCTATCATATTGTTTATCCCTGTTGGAGTTGAACTGACATATCGGTCGAGATTCAGTTCAGTACATGCATACAAACTGGATGGATAA
- a CDS encoding S-(hydroxymethyl)glutathione synthase — protein sequence MASSSHRNIISKNKTPIAVAAALVSAAAVITSIYRSVTTSKMSHNLHPSLKNGITKGSPNFSGGKLRCKCSSNPVEVTLSGQVAHNHACGCSKCWKPEGALFSIVAVIPRDQVQVTANGDKLTIVDKSAAIQRNACRDCGVHLFGRIENDHPFKGLDFVHVELSDDKGWQEPQFAAFVSSIIEQGFPADKANEVRQQFKDLGLESYDALSPPLMDAIASWTAAKSKI from the coding sequence atggcttcatcctctcatcgaaacatcatctccaagaacAAAACTCCCATCGCCGTCGCCGCCGCCTTAGTATCAGCTGCCGCAGTAATCACTTCCATCTACCGCTCAGTAACCACCTCCAAGATGTCTCACAATCTCCACCCCAGCCTCAAGAACGGCATCACCAAGGGCTCGCCAAACTTCTCCGGTGGCAAGCTCCGCTGCAAGTGCTCCTCCAACCCTGTCGAGGTCACCCTTAGCGGCCAGGTCGCTCACAACCACGCCTGCGGATGCTCCAAGTGCTGGAAGCCCGAGGGtgctctcttctccatcgtcGCTGTCATTCCCCGTGACCAGGTCCAGGTCACTGCCAACGGTGACAAGCTCACTATTGTCGACAAGAGCGCCGCTATCCAGCGAAACGCCTGCCGTGACTGCGGGGTCCACCTGTTCGGACGCATTGAGAACGATCACCCCTTCAAGGGTCTCGACTTTGTCCACGTCGAGCTCTCTGATGACAAGGGCTGGCAAGAGCCTCAATTCGCCGCCTTTGTCTCTTCCATCATTGAGCAGGGCTTCCCTGCTGACAAGGCCAACGAGGTTCGACAGCAGTTCAAGGATCTTGGCCTCGAGTCCTACGATGCTCTGTCTCCCCCTCTGATGGACGCCATCGCCTCTTGGACCGCCGCCAAGTCCAAGATCTGA
- a CDS encoding hypothetical protein (At least one base has a quality score < 10): MALASIPATFYHLICIIGCQTGANLTHKWFMTSLWMIFRNSIVAYVSHPPSSQNGLYTADLGHAWPGFKAPSLLKNLSILTTAVITHTLSFEGTLAAPTVC; the protein is encoded by the coding sequence ATGGCTCTTGCATCGATACCCGCGACTTTTTACCATTTGATTTGCATAATCGGCTGTCAAACAGGTGCAAACCTTACTCACAAATGGTTCATGACCAGTTTGTGGATGATATTCAGGAACAGCATAGTCGCGTACGTATCTCACCCTCCATCTTCCCAAAATGGACTTTATACCGCAGATCTTGGCCATGCTTGGCCTGGTTTCAAGGCACCATCACTGTTAAAGAATTTATCCATTTTAACCACGGCAGTTATTACTCACACACTTTCTTTTGAAGGAACATTGGCAGCGCCAACTGTTTGTTGA
- a CDS encoding vacuolar protease A: MKGALLTAAALLGSAQAGVHKMKLNKVPLADQLATNSVEDHLQSLGQKYLGASRPKNAADYAFATNTVNVEGGHPVPVSNFMNAQYFSEITIGTPPQSFKVVLDTGSSNLWVPSQQCGSIACYLHSKYDSSASSTYKENGTEFEIHYGSGSLSGFVSNDVVSIGDLEIKDQDFAEATKEPGLAFAFGRFDGILGLGYDRIAVNGMVPPFYQMVNQKLLDEPVFAFYLDDQEGESEATFGGIDKSKFTGDIEYIPLRRKVYWEVDLEAIAFGDEVAEQENTGAILDTGTSLNVLPSALAELLNKEIGAKKGYNGQYTIECDKRASLPDITFNLAGSNYSLPATDYILEVQGSCISTFQGMDFPEPVGPLVILGDAFLRRYYSVYDLGKNAVGLARAK; this comes from the exons ATGAAGGGCGCTCTTCTTACTGCTGCCGCGCTCCTGGGCTCTGCCCAGGCCGGTGTTCACAAgatgaagctcaacaagGTTCCTCTTGCCGACCAGCTT GCTACCAACTCCGTTGAGGACCACCTCCAGAGCCTCGGCCAGAAGTACCTCGGTGCCTCCCGTCCCAAGAATGCTGCCGATTACGCCTTCGCTACCAACACCGTCAACGTCGAGGGTGGCCACCCCGTCCCCGTCTCCAACTTCATGAACGCTCAGT ACTTCTCCGAGATCACCATCGGTACTCCTCCCCAGAGCTTCAAGGTCGTTCTCGACACTGGTAGCTCCAACCTCTGGGTTCCTTCCCAGCAGTGTGGCAGCATCGCCTGCTACCTCCACTCCAAGTACGACTCGTCCGCTTCCTCGACTTACAAGGAGAACGGCACCGAGTTCGAGATCCACTACGGATCTGGCAGCTTGTCTGGTTTCGTCTCCAACGATGTTGTCTCCATTGGCGAcctcgagatcaaggaccaGGACTTCGCTGAGGCTACCAAGGAGCCCGGTCTGGCTTTCGCCTTCGGTCGCTTCGACGGTATCCTCGGTCTCGGCTACGACCGCATTGCTGTGAACGGCATGGTCCCTCCCTTCTACCAGATGGTCAACCAGAAGCTTCTGGATGAGCCCGTCTTTGCTTTCTACCTCGATGACCAGGAGGGCGAGAGCGAGGCTACCTTCGGTGGTATCGACAAGTCCAAGTTCACTGGAGACATTGAGTACATCCCCCTCCGCCGCAAGGTTTACTGGGAGGTTGACCTCGAAGCCATTGCTTTCGGCGATGAGGTTGCGGAGCAGGAGAACACTGGTGCCATCCTTGACACCGGTACCTCCCTGAACGTCCTCCCCAGCGCTCTCGCTGAGCTTCTGAACAAGGAGATTGGTGCTAAGAAGGGCTACAACGGCCAGTACACCATTGAGTGTGACAAGCGCGCTTCTCTTCCTGACATCACCTTCAACCTTGCTGGATCCAACTACAGCCTCCCCGCCACCGACTACATCCTCGAGGTTCAGGGCAGCTGTATCTCTACCTTCCAGGGCATGGACTTCCCCGAGCCTGTAGGACCTCTTGTTATTCTCGGTGATGCTTTCCTCCGACGATACTACTCTGTCTACGACCTCGGCAAGAACGCCGTTGGTCTGGCCCGTGCCAAGTAA
- a CDS encoding alcohol dehydrogenase (At least one base has a quality score < 10) yields the protein MSVKTAPRVSLGKNGPLVSRMGLGLGLGTMGLTRPTYGAIPIQGEIFAFLDHAYEAGVTFWDSADYYNDCEEIIGKWFRRTGKRGDIFLATKFGYVKNSQTFELNTSYVYVKKACAESLRLLDIESIDLSYLHIPNPETPIEETMRALKELQDEGKIKCIGLSAVTSTTLCRAAKIAPVAAIQIGYSAFGLYCEGEKGTHILDTCRELDLAIVAAMPLGRGLLTANFIDGTASGQQDSDLVSQFKGLADKKGIITARLAIAWLLKQGDDIIPIPGTKRIQYFEENWAALDIVLSGEEEAEIRKFVEKADIASVPLPPALDGWLFRDTKEESV from the exons ATGTCAGTTAAAACCGCCCCTCGAGTCTCCCTTGGCAAGAATGGCCCTCTCGTCTCTCGcatgggcttgggcttgggcttgggcaCCATGGGCTTAACCCGTCCAACATATGGAGCTATCCCTATTCAAGGTGAAATATTTGCGTTCCTTGATCATGCTTATGAGGCAGGTGTAACGTTTTGGGATAGTGCTGA CTACTATAACGATTGCGAGGAAATCATTGGCAAGTGGTTCAGACGTACTGGCAAACGAGGTGATATCTTTCTTGCAACCAAGTTTGGATACGTAAAGAATAGCCAGACCTTTGAGCTCAACACTTCATATGTATATGTCAAGAAAGCATGTGCTGAGAGTCTACGGCTCTTGGATATTGAGTCTATCGATCTCT CCTATCTGCACATACCCAATCCCGAGACGCCTATCGAGGAAACCATGCGCGCTCTGAAAGAGCTACAAGA TGAAGGCAAGATTAAGTGTATAGGACTCTCAGCTGTCACCTCAACCACTCTCTGTAGAGCCGCCAAGATCGCCCCAGTTGCCGCGATTCAGATCGGATACTCTGCATTCGGGCTCTACTGTGAGGGAGAAAAGGGCACTCACATCCTTGACACATGCCGGGAGCTTGATTTAGCCATCGTCGCAGCAATGCCCCTCGGTCGAGGTCTTCTGACCGCCAACTTCATCGATGGAACAGCATCTGGACAACAAGATAGCGAT CTTGTAAGTCAGTTTAAGGGGTTGGCTGATAAGAAGGGAATAATTACTGCTCGACTTGCGATTGCGTGGCTGTTAAAGCAGGGCGATGATATTATCCCGATTCCAGGAACAAAGAGGATTCAGTATTTCGAGGAGAATTGGGCTGCTCTTGATATAGTTCTCAGtggtgaggaagaagctgagatcaGGAAGTTTGTGGAGAAAGCTGACATTGCCAGTGTGCCACTACCTCCTGCTCTCGATGGTTGGCTGTTCAGAGATACAAAGGAGGAGTCTGTATGA